The DNA sequence TGGCCCAGTGGATAAACTACtttctgcacaagcatgaggtTCCGGCTTTGGAAGCACAGTGGCTTGTGTCTGTAACCCTAGctgtgggaaggcagaggcagggagtccCCTGGGACATGCTGGCCAGCGAGCTGCATCAGCCATTGCCAGGGTTAGTGAGAGATCCTCTCACAAAAGAAAAGGTGGAGATGGCAACTGAGGAAAAATGCCTGACCTCAACctctggtatacacacacacacacacacacacacaNGCACTTCTCAGGTTTCCGAGTTACCCATCCCTACCCTCTCTTGCAGAAGGCTGTATACCAGCCATTGTGTGTCAGCATGACAGATTGTTTATTATCAAccctaaccacacacacacacacacacacacacacagagagagagagagagagagagagagagagagagagagagagagagagaacagaacagagacacaaaaagaaatacataacaatttttttttgaggcttGCTTTCCTAAAGTCAGGTACCaattcttcaaataaaaaaaatttaaatcaatgTTATGGTTTATATAAATACTTTATTTGTACATTCTGGGAAGGTTCTGTCTTAGACATTGAATACAAAGTGTATTGCTTATTACAGCTGGGTTACATAAACATGAAGTCAGAACCAGTGTACCTTCTGCTGAAGCTGCCCTGCTGATCTCCTCTGACAGCAACTCCAACTCTGTCGCAAAAGTGCATTGTTGGTTCTTCTTTTGACATTAATACCATAGCCTGTATAGAACAGTACGGTATGAATCGTCCCATTTTAATAACAGCAAAAGCGATTTTAACATTGAACTTACAGAACACATAGAAATCAAATGTGAAGGAATGGGTTTGGCTAAAGAGTTGGCTCACAGGGAGTTGGTTGCAGCAGGGAGCTGCAAGTCACGACAGAAAGCAGCAAGGCTTGAGAGTGCTCCTCCTCGGGCCCTCAGTCAGCAGCTGCCCCGCTGTGGAATCTGGGCCCCTTTGCTCTCTGCTCCGGTATAAGAAATTAAGGTAGCAGGCATACAGCCTCTGAATCAATGCACATGGGAAAAAGCAAACACCCGATAGGTGAGTCCTGAGGTGCAAACTCAGCGCCATTATATACCCTGCAGTTTCCCCTTACTTGGGACAGAAATAAGTGGAATACCTCTGACAATGCTGATACGTAATTTAAAGACCAGTTCCTAGATTTTGTattggttttttaattttatttatatgaatgttttgcctgcatgtatgtctgtgcaccattgCATGCAGTGAccctggaggccaaaagagggcgccagatcctcTGCGACGTCAGTAACAAATGGTTGTGAACGGCTGTCATAGTTACATTTTTCCTcagtgacaaaacaccatgaccacagcaatgaataagagaaaacattgaTTTGGGGCTCGTGGTTCCAGAGGGTTGAAGTCCATGGCGGCAATCATGGCAGCCAGCAGCCAgtcatggtgctagagcagtagctgagagcttacctCTGAGCTACAAgcatgaaagagacagagacagggcctggagtgtgggcttttgaaaactcaaagcctgtccccagtgacacacccccTCCAGTAAGGTCACACATCCTAGTCTTCCCCAAATAGCTCCAACAACTTgggattaagcattcaaatacaggagcctGTTGGGGCCATTCTCGTTCAaacagctgccatgtgggttcaaGCCAGTATTTTCCATTGCTGAGCCTTAGCTCAAGCCCCCAAGacaaatttcttatttaaaaaaatgagagcaTAGGAGATAGAAAATGCTTGCCTTGTAAGTGAGAAGttttgaattcagatccccagcccACATAGAAATCAGAAGCCAAgagggtccctggagctcacttgccaccaagcctagcaaAGTCATTTTAGGTTCagtgaggaaccctgtctcagaaaacgaAATGGAAAAAACACCgagaccaaaagcaacctggggtcATCTTGTTCATCTCTAAGGGAGGTTAGAGCGAgatctcaagcagggcaggaacctagaggcaggaactgatgcagaggccatgaaagaggGCTGCTTACCAgtttcctcatggcttgctcagtccacTTTCTTATGACACCTGGGACTACACCCACCGTGAGCCGGATCTTCCCCAACCAATGAATTGTACTAGGCTaatgggatctctctctctctctctctctctctctctctctctctctctctctctctctctctctctcatagatttgtttatatgactacactgtagctgtcttcagacacaccagaagagggcatcagatcccattacagatggttgtgagcctccgtgtgatttgctgggaattgaactcaggacctctggaagaacagtcagggctcttaacctctgagccatctctccagcccagggggcCGAGGGCGAGGGgtgtgttttctcaattgaggtgcCCTCATGCCAAATGACTCTAGCTGGCATCAAAGCGACAGAAAACCAGCCAACATCTGTCCTTGTTCAAAACGTGTTCTAGATGCCGGCATCCCCAGCTCCCTTCCTGCCAGCGTTCCCGGGTGGACTTTCGCTGGCCTTCGTTTATCCTGAGCAGTTGTTACCTGATTGGGTCTGGGGACACACACAGAGTAGTGACTGCCAAACAAATTTCAGTACTGTGCTCAGCTTGTTTGTGTGTCTCAGCACCTGGCACAGTACCTGAACCGCAGTCAGCTGGTTGAGTGGTGATAGCCATCACTGTTGACAGTGTTTAACAAGTGAGCCCCCTTGCTGTGGGTGTCATCTAATAGAGGACAGTCCAGCCTTCCCTCTGGCATATGAGTGTCAAAGGCTCAGTTGTTGGGAACTGACCACCCCGCCACCCCACcaacccagccccacccccatcccccaactacacacacacacacacacacacacacacactgctccaaGGGAGTCCAGGGCTGGGTTCAGAACTGAGCATGCTCTGTGGATTCACAGACCTCTTGGAGACTTAGTGTTAACAGCAGTGGTTCCAGGGCAGAGTGTGGCGACCGGATATAAATAGCAGGGCAGAAGTTGACTAATGAGCCACTGCCAAGCTACCACTAGGggtgttataaaaagaaaagcattcccAGGCAGTTCACTGTCAACAACATCCTATCCTGGAGGGAAGTTCTCCACAGCAGAGTGGGAATCTGGTGTGAGACAGGGCCGTCATTTAAACTTCCTGCAAAGGCACAAACGCCAGGTAAACATTTTGATTTATTTGCACCCAAACTGCAGAAAGGAAGACCAGGGAAACCCTGGCCCACGGCTGGCTTGGCACATGCTGCCTATGGAAAAGTCTATTCCTTAGACTCTTTGAGAGGGCAGTTTGACACAGAGTAGCGTCTTAAAATAACTACAGATATTTTAATAGCATTAGATAAAAGGACTGCTTTTGAAGACAGGAACCTGGGACCAGGATGGATTACAACAAGAAAGACTGCCCTTCCTTCCCCTATGCTGTTTATTATCTCATTCAGAATCCAGACTATGCTGTttggtaaaatatatatatatatatatgaaaatagagTCTGCATTTGAGTTACAGCAATAGCAGCTTTGCTGGAGCATTATGTGTGTGCGAGACCGGAGGCTAACAACCTGTGTTACTGGTTGAGTTGGTTAATGGCTCTGGATAGCTTCAGCCAGTGAGGATTCTTGCCGTCCTGTCTATCCCTTATGCTGCCACAAATACCGGAATGGGTACTGGGTGCCCAGCCAGGAGAATGATAGAATCTTGTTAGAATCCCTGCCTTCGAAGGGCTCCTGAGTCTGTTCCTAACGTCAGGACATTCCACACTGGCTCAGCCTCTGGCTTGTGTTGATTGTGACGAGTTGGAGGAGGGAGGTCACCTCAGGCGAAAAGCTTTGTACTGCTGCTGACCTCATGTCTCCGCTCCCACCCAAGTGGGCATGCTCTAACTTGCAAAGTGAACGGAAGAACGGAAGCTTCACACGGGAAAGTTTCTAGACCATTCTTAGAAACCGGGAGTGAGAATGAGAGCATGGTGGTTTTAGTTTGTGTTGTTTCCTGTGCGTACTCAGGGGACATTTAGAGATTGGGAGGAAAAAGTCTCTCTGGAGGGAGTCTGTCTAAAGTTATGTGGGAGTAGACTTGGAAGCACTAAAGTTCTCTGCAGTTTCACATCGACATCTCTAGAACAAACTGTTAGACATCTGCATAACATTGAATGCCTCTTATAGTCATAGAAATGTATTTGATAACCACTTCGACCATCACAATATCTATCCAGAATGAAAAAATATGTAACATCACCTTATCCAGTTCCATTTCCCTAAACCCTCTTTGTTAAATTTACTGAATTAAAGTTTTTCATTCTAATCCAGACGTGAAAAATGAAGATGGGACATTTTGAAATGGTCACCACGCTGCTGGCAGCCGCAGTTCTAATGGACATCTTCCAGGTAATGTAGGGAACGGGAAGCATGCTCGCTCCCTGGGATGGGAGCCCTGTAACACAGCCTGAGGCATCTCTGCGGACTGAGAGGAGCCAGAATAGGCAAATTAACTTGTTGGAAGCAGCTTTTCCTTCATTTTGCAGGTTACACCTGTGGTAagtatagaaaatttaaaaatttaaattaagcaaagacagaaaaattCAACCACAAACTTCCTCACTCAGAGGGATCAACTCTTGGGGGATCGTGTAGATAGCCTAGgtggtttctctctctttgtgtataatttaattaaaaatatgatacTTTTAACCTTGCCTACAGCTAATACTGCACAGCATTTCCGTGTGAATAAATATTCTGGCCATATTGTGTGTTCTCCCGATAATGCCAGTGTTGATTCCATGTTTGTTACATTAACTAAGTAACGGCTATCCCCTCGTTTATCTTTCTACTGGCAGAAATGTTATCATGTTATTTGCAGTTCAATATTTAAAAGCAGTAAGCATACTTTATGAGTGGCCTGAAACAGGTATCTCACTTGCCTTCTTTAAGCTGCCTTAAGAAAACATTGCATCCAGTTTTAGAGTTTTGATCCACCTTCTAGACTCTAGAATTCTAGTGCAACAGCATCCTATACCCTGTGGCCCGCACATTGTGTTGTTGGTTCTTTTCCTTACACATTGTGTTGTTGGTTCTTTTCCTTACACATTGTGTTGTTGGTTCTTTTCCTTAAGACATATAGTTGAGATACCCTTAAAACATTTCACAGCACATACCTCATTGGTTTATAGCGTCCTTCCGATGCTGTCCTGCAGTAACTGCTCTGGAGAGGCGCTTTGCATACTGGAGGTCAgccccagttccccctccctccattctctgACAACCGGAGGAGTGTGTGGACATTTCAGCAGAGTGGAATCTTGCGGCATGTGGCCGTTTGTGTTTGGTGTCTTTGGCTTAGTATACTGTTTTCAAAGCCCACCCGGGTTGTGGCATGCATTAGTAGCTCGTTCTTTTCGTTAATGAACACCAACACCATCACAGGGCTGTGCCACATCTTGTTTATCAATCAGGCATCTATCTGGGTTGTTCCACTTTATGGCGACTATAAATAGTACTGCCATGAACATCTGTGTAGGGGGTTCTGTGTGAATGGTTTCCATTCTCATATATTTATTGCTCTCTAGGGATACATAGAAAGAAGCTCTCTTGCTAAGCCTTATGCAGGACTTACTTGTATAGCTAGCACTTATATGTAGCGACAGTTTTggaactttggtttctttaaaaaacacagaaatactatGAGATCTAAGAACGTGGTCAGGTGTGGGGTATGGGGCTGCTTCGGACTGTCCACAGTGGCTGATTGTGATTTACCTCCTGCTCTAGCAGGGGCGTGATTTTGCCAAgagcagatagtttctgtgattttgAGTTGttgggaattctggggactttgcTGAGGggatataaatgctagggccctgagaggcagggtgggttgttggttgatTGCTGTTGGTCATCATTTGCTAAGTAGTCATGAGCAAAGCAGaaacaaggagaagaaaaaaattagatatcctgacagcgAAGATCAAAGTtgcccaaggaactcaatgccctaATCATAAGGcagtagtctaatgataatgttgcctcctttcccctctctccttttctctctcctatctagtgttagggggttgaaagagtggaagaaaagggatggataagggtggaagaaagaagaactcacaaagtagcaaaagacagACTACACTTACATATGTAGTTGTGCACCTGGTACTACCTGCATAGGTGAACATGACTGAGCCGGGGCTGTGCTACTCTGCTTAACAGAACTGCACATTATTGTGAGTGCACATTTCACTGTACTTCTAGAGGGGCACTGGGTCATACTGTAACTTCAAGTTGAACTCCTCAAGGTATTGCTGCAGCCCTCCATATCAGCTGCACTCCACCCAGCATGAATCAGGGCTCCAGTTCAGCTGCTCCTATTCGTTCAGCTGCTCCTATTTATTTGTCCAGCTGCTCCTATCTGCTTGTGATTTTCCTGCTTTGCCCTTGGTTTTTGTTCTGATCATTATTTTCATCCCGGTGGGTATGAAGTGGTGCCTCGTGTAGTTTGAATCTGTCTTTTAAGTATTGGTTTGCAACACACCATTTTGTCATACTTCTTTTACTAATGTTTTTCCATTAATTGGTTTCTCTTCTGAAACACCAAGGTCATTTCCAcatatttgaaatgaattttcGGTAGCTGAATTTCATCGCTGTGAGCCTTTGCTTAGGTGGATTCGTCAGGGGAAGACATCGTCAGCTCATTCACCTAACCTTCCGTACCTGCTCCTCCCTGTTCATTCATTTGTCCTCAGTGGTGACGGTCCTAGGAGCTGTGCCACTACAAGGCACGCCCTGTACAGAACGCACAATCAGCTATGGTGTCTGGCCAGAAAGGCTTGCTGTCTAAAATTAGACATGTGAAGACTGCTTTGTGAGGCATAGGGAAAAGACAGGAACATATTGGCTTGATTCTGATCCAGCGGGAGGAATGTGGGAGGTGGTTTTAGGTCTGATGTCTTATGTTGCTGTCTTCAAGATAAAACAAGCTTTGGCGCTCAGGctgatctctggtacattctgtgCTAGCGAGCAGAGTGCATTTCATATCTTCACAACTGCAGTGACTTGATCTGCGAAGCTCAAATCCCCATGTCAGGAAACTGACCTACAAACTCAGGAGTATAGGGATCTCAGTGAGCCCCAGCTGAAGCTCCTGAGGTCAGTCATCAGTTTCTGGCACTGCCCCACCTAGTGCCACATACATGTCAGTTTTCTGGAACCAGAGTGTCTGGGATCAAATATGAGTACAGTCTCggtatctttaaagaaaaaatgtaaagagaGGTCTCGGTATCTTAGTCTCCTTATTTCTAAaggaaaagggcaggagagatgctTGAAGGCtatgagcacttgctgttcttacagaggacatgggttctgTTCCTGGCACACAAACGACTCACAACCGCCCAGAACTCCAGTGATGCTGTCTACTAACTTCCAAGCCCCAGACACTCACGTGGTGACTTACATACGCGCAcacagcactcatacacataaaataaaataattgaacctttaaaataaatgaagtaaagtACAATAAAACAAAGGGAGGTTGGTGATAGTAAACCCCCCTCCCGCTCCTCCATTACGTAAGGTAATTGGTATGAAGCATTGAGTGCTGAGAAAGAGCAGGCGCATAGAAAGTAAAAGTCTGTTAGGGTtagaaatggggtggggggtagggtgcAGTGATATCCAGTGTCCAAGGAAGACTCCACAAATAGCTGAGGTTGTCACTAATGATTGTGAGCAGTGAGTTTATACATTTGGCCTTAGACATGGATGGCGGGTCTTTGGGGCATCCAAACAAAGGGGACACGGGGGCGGATGACAGAAAGGTGTGGCCCTCACAGGGACACCCTCATCCTTACAGCCCTCCCTTTCTGTCAGTGCCTTCCATTGCTTCACTGCTCTCCTTCCTGACCATGTCCCCTGTTGGAATTCCTAAGCAGACACTAGCCCAAGGCTGACAGTTTTAAAGGAAAGGGTTTCAAGGAAAGGGTGTTCTGATTGCAGGACCTGGGTCACCTGCTTTTACTTTGGGCCAGAAGTGCAAAGTCACATGAATAAGGGAGGGTGTATCCAGAGGGAAAGTTGACATTTGTCGGGATGTATTTTCTACCACACGCAGTATTTTATAATACATGCTATTTTGCACTATACAAAACGGTCTTAAGAGTTGGAGAAAATGTAGCGAAGGACACTGTTCCAGCCTGGGCTAGACTGTCTTCCCCGAGCTCAGGTGAGTGAATTGCACAGAGAATTCGACCAGCACCTCTCCACTGACACAGACTCTCTCCGCGGTCCGCACAATAGGATGTGATCCGTAATTAAAAGGGCACGGGAGAGTGGGCACGCTACTGTGAGAGAAATTTATATCAAATAAATGTGTGATTTCAAGAGCCGTCCTTTCCTTTTGCTCCTAAGGTGAAGGCGGAAGTGTTAGACATGGCAGAGAACGCGTTTGACGACGAATACCTGAAGTGCAAAAGCAGAATGGAATCGAAGTATATTCCgcagatggagaaggaggagttGGCAAACGATGCGCTCCTGCGGACGGTGTGGGACAATGCGGAGATCCAGTGGGAAGCGCGGAAGGCTCAGCTCTTCCTCCCTAGGAAATTCAAGGACACCTATGGCATAGCTCTGACGGCCTACGTGACTGAGGCTCAAGAGCAGACTCCCTTCTACCACACATTCAGCAGCGCTGTGAAGATGGCCGGCCTGACCCGAAGACGGTACATCTATAACTTCCCGTTCAAGGCTTTTCATTTTTACCTGGTAAGAGCCCTGCAGCTGCTGAGACGACCTTGCGAGAAAAGTTACAAAACCGTGGTGTACAGCACAAGCCCAGACATTTCATTCACATTCGGAGAGCAAAGCCAAGTCAGGCTGGGCAACTTCACGTTGGCGTATTCAGCCAAACCGGAGACAGCCGACAACCAACGGGTGCTAACCATCCAGACCTGCTTTGGAGTCGCCGTGGGAAACTTTCTTAATAAAGACGACGACAGCGTTGTTTTAATACCTCTGAGTGAGGTTTTTCAAGTGTCGAGGAAAGGAACTAGCAACGACCTTGTCCTTCAGAGCATAAACAGTACCTGCAGCTACTACGAGTGCGCATTCCTCGGGGGTAAGTAGTGATCCCTCGCGATCTGAGTGATCCCCGCGCGCGCCTCTGTCtgggaggaaaggggtggggtgCACTCAGGTCCCAGAGAGCGACTGGTGTTTGCAAGGCAGTTTTCAGCCTTACACTGAACGATCTTTCTTCAGCTACAACTCAGTTGTCAGATAAATACCTGTACTTCATTACTAAAGTTAAACGACGGAGCAGCGCTGTAAAGCAAAGCCCATTTTGCCCCGCAGGGTTTCGAAATGGTCAGAAACAATTTTTGGTTGTCACAACTTAGGAAGAGGTATGGCTGCTATTGGGCAGGTAAAGCTAAGCAATGCTCAGGACCCTGTCCTGTAACTAAGAATGATCTGGTCCAAAATGTCAGTAGTGCCGGCGTTGGCGTGGAGAATTCCCGCTGCAAGTCAGGCCGTAAACACAATCCCATCCCCTTCCCAAGCATCTGGCAACCGTTCTAAATTTAAGCTGGGTTTTCCAGGTACACACCATCATGTTTGTAAGTGGACAGCAtgctttcattctttctgaacttaattttatttttagacgTTGTCTAAATATTCCCAATGGGGTATTCAGCTCTCATACACCACATATCATTTAAGCTGTCTTTACTGTTCCTGGATCAATGGTGCAGGCTTGTGCTCCCACCTgttcaggaggccgaggcagaaaT is a window from the Mus caroli chromosome 5, CAROLI_EIJ_v1.1, whole genome shotgun sequence genome containing:
- the Art3 gene encoding ecto-ADP-ribosyltransferase 3 isoform X3, which gives rise to MKMGHFEMVTTLLAAAVLMDIFQVKAEVLDMAENAFDDEYLKCKSRMESKYIPQMEKEELANDALLRTVWDNAEIQWEARKAQLFLPRKFKDTYGIALTAYVTEAQEQTPFYHTFSSAVKMAGLTRRRYIYNFPFKAFHFYLVRALQLLRRPCEKSYKTVVYSTSPDISFTFGEQSQVRLGNFTLAYSAKPETADNQRVLTIQTCFGVAVGNFLNKDDDSVVLIPLSEVFQVSRKGTSNDLVLQSINSTCSYYECAFLGGLKTENCIANAEYIDPRYLYNPDMDSQKLEDSVPGIKPWAPCKLGRNNLDPDRMPEIKVLQTDENPLLPDEKPAPGLVPGPKSHPSASSGNMLLPSVMASTILLVASAVNFIEL
- the Art3 gene encoding ecto-ADP-ribosyltransferase 3 isoform X4: MKMGHFEMVTTLLAAAVLMDIFQVKAEVLDMAENAFDDEYLKCKSRMESKYIPQMEKEELANDALLRTVWDNAEIQWEARKAQLFLPRKFKDTYGIALTAYVTEAQEQTPFYHTFSSAVKMAGLTRRRYIYNFPFKAFHFYLVRALQLLRRPCEKSYKTVVYSTSPDISFTFGEQSQVRLGNFTLAYSAKPETADNQRVLTIQTCFGVAVGNFLNKDDDSVVLIPLSEVFQVSRKGTSNDLVLQSINSTCSYYECAFLGGLKTENCIANAEYIDPRYLYNPDMDSQKLEDSGRNNLDPDRMPEIKVLQTDENPLLPDEKPDRSRGKANSPTPGLVPGPKSHPSASSGNMLLPSVMASTILLVASAVNFIEL
- the Art3 gene encoding ecto-ADP-ribosyltransferase 3 isoform X5; its protein translation is MKMGHFEMVTTLLAAAVLMDIFQVKAEVLDMAENAFDDEYLKCKSRMESKYIPQMEKEELANDALLRTVWDNAEIQWEARKAQLFLPRKFKDTYGIALTAYVTEAQEQTPFYHTFSSAVKMAGLTRRRYIYNFPFKAFHFYLVRALQLLRRPCEKSYKTVVYSTSPDISFTFGEQSQVRLGNFTLAYSAKPETADNQRVLTIQTCFGVAVGNFLNKDDDSVVLIPLSEVFQVSRKGTSNDLVLQSINSTCSYYECAFLGGLKTENCIANAEYIDPRYLYNPDMDSQKLEDSGRNNLDPDRMPEIKVLQTDENPLLPDEKPAPGLVPGPKSHPSASSGNMLLPSVMASTILLVASAVNFIEL
- the Art3 gene encoding ecto-ADP-ribosyltransferase 3 isoform X1; translated protein: MKMGHFEMVTTLLAAAVLMDIFQVKAEVLDMAENAFDDEYLKCKSRMESKYIPQMEKEELANDALLRTVWDNAEIQWEARKAQLFLPRKFKDTYGIALTAYVTEAQEQTPFYHTFSSAVKMAGLTRRRYIYNFPFKAFHFYLVRALQLLRRPCEKSYKTVVYSTSPDISFTFGEQSQVRLGNFTLAYSAKPETADNQRVLTIQTCFGVAVGNFLNKDDDSVVLIPLSEVFQVSRKGTSNDLVLQSINSTCSYYECAFLGGLKTENCIANAEYIDPRYLYNPDMDSQKLEDSVPGIKPWAPCKLGRNNLDPDRMPEIKVLQTDENPLLPDEKPDRSRGKANSPTPGLVPGPKSHPSASSGNMLLPSVMASTILLVASAVNFIEL
- the Art3 gene encoding ecto-ADP-ribosyltransferase 3 isoform X2 encodes the protein MKMGHFEMVTTLLAAAVLMDIFQVKAEVLDMAENAFDDEYLKCKSRMESKYIPQMEKEELANDALLRTVWDNAEIQWEARKAQLFLPRKFKDTYGIALTAYVTEAQEQTPFYHTFSSAVKMAGLTRRRYIYNFPFKAFHFYLVRALQLLRRPCEKSYKTVVYSTSPDISFTFGEQSQVRLGNFTLAYSAKPETADNQRVLTIQTCFGVAVGNFLNKDDDSVVLIPLSEVFQVSRKGTSNDLVLQSINSTCSYYECAFLGGLKTENCIANAEYIDPRYLYNPDMDSQKLEDSVPGIKPWAPCKLGRNNLDPDRMPEIKVLQTDENPLLPDEKPEVEERPTVLLQVWFQVRNPIPLHPPAICSFHQSWHPPFYSSLLL